In the Scylla paramamosain isolate STU-SP2022 chromosome 14, ASM3559412v1, whole genome shotgun sequence genome, one interval contains:
- the LOC135106770 gene encoding uncharacterized protein LOC135106770, which translates to MLGGRTHDAMRVLAVVVVAVMAAHSALASDGYDCGYKTVWLDKTEYRPVPYYNGGKSVANTYEPVYLTTTILNKQSVPYFITQTQNVPQFVTKKATLPQYITHTVINTLPKYITVTEKSYVTVYATRTRKSYETICPKGYGHGGHGGHGGHGGYGGGHHH; encoded by the exons ATG CTCGGCGGACGGACCCATGATGCGATGCgcgtgctggcggtggtggtggtagctgtgaTGGCGGCGCACTCAGCTCTGGCCAGCGACGGCTATGATTGCGGCTACAAGACGGTGTGGCTGGACAAGACGGAGTACAGACCGGTTCCTTACTACAATGGAGG AAAGTCGGTGGCCAACACGTACGAGCCGGTGTACCTCACCACCACGATCCTCAACAAACAGTCAGTGCCTTACTTCATCACGCAGACCCAGAAC GTGCCCCAGTTCGTCACCAAGAAGGCCACGCTGCCCCAGTACATCACCCACACCGTCATCAACACCCTTCCCAAGTACATCACCGTCACCGAGAAGTCCTACGTCACTGTGTACGCAACTCGAACACGGAAGAGTTACGAAACCATCTGCCCTAAAGGATACGGCCACGGTGGACATGGCGGCCACGGCGGCCACGGCGGATACGGAGGGGGACACCACCACTGA